Sequence from the Aspergillus nidulans FGSC A4 chromosome III genome:
GGATGAGTTCGACGTGGTGGAACGTCCGGAAACTGCAATTGATGATTCCAAGCCGCCTTCGGTTATCATACCGGACGTTCAGCATCATATATCTGACGAAGAGATCCGGATGTACATATTGAAGCAGCTCCCTCGAGGCTGCCGCGCCTCGATCAAAACAGACACTGTTACCACACAGACCATCACGGTGAACGTTTATGACGACGATGGAGAGATTGTAGCCCCTCCAGGCACCATGGTGGTTGAGGAGAGGTTTTATAATCACACTGATGACGGCGGCCAGGGGTCGTCTGTAGGGCAGGCCCCAAAACACACCATCGTCTTCCGGACCGCATTCAATAGATCGCAGAGTGCCGATGTAAGGCCACCGTCAAGAAATCTTGTCGGTCTACGCGAACCGAACAACGATCATAGTGATGATCACCACCATGTCTTATCGGACGACTCTGCATTTGAGGTTGGGCCAGAGGACACTTGTCACATCAGCGATAGGGTTTCGAAAAGTCAGGGACAAGATAATCAGCAATCAGTCTCAGTATTCTCTGAAGTCCACGATCCGGGCACACCTCATCCTTCACCCAGGGAGACGCCGCAATCAGCAAGACGAGTTTCTGGGACATTTGGCAGAGGCTCACTGACAAAATTTGCCCAAAGAGTAAAGACGGGCACAAGTGAAAAAAAGGACCAGTCGAAGAGGTCATCGTTGCGATTACCGTTTCAGCAGTCGAACCCTCACTTAACACCAAGCGTCTCAACACAGCGCAGTAAGCCCAGGGGGGCTGCTACAGAACGAAAGCCTTCTGCGCAAGCATATCCAGATAAGCCTACTCGTCAACTGAAAGCAGGAAAATCAGTCGTACCTTCCATGAGCGAGACTGCTCACCTTACCGCAAACAGAGGCGTCCCAAGAACTCTTTCGCAAAATCATCGATCACAGCATAGTTCAAGCACAAATAAACGTGATGGCCGTACAGCGGGCCCCAGAGACGACTATTATTGGGTGCATGAGAGTAGCCAAGAGTCTTATGTTACGCGAACTGACACCTACTCGCCATCGCGAGAATTGAGGCCCTCCTCGCCCACGGCAGCTAGCTCGTATGTCCGCAGCAGTAGCTCGCTGTCACTTACACGGTCCGAGTCAGAGACAACAGTCAATCTCCGTCCAGATAAACGACCAAACTCTGCTCATCGGAGGTCAAAGTCGTACTCAGCTAGCATATACTCCTTGGCAACAGCCGGGTCAGATACCTCCCTTATACTAGCCCACCGTGCTCGGAAAAGTGCGTATGACGATGCTTCAACAATTCAAGCTCTCAATAGGGACGGCCTTGTTCCAGGAATCTTCCCTAAGAGGCATTTCGTTCGGAATATTAGGCGTTTCTGTCGCTTTGCGTCAGCAACTTATGGGGCTAGTGCTCTCCAGGTCATGGGTTTACCGCGACAGCCGAGAGGTCCTAACCGCGACAACCCCCACAGTCAAGAGCATGATGACTTTTCTCACCACACAGGGCTACCAGCGTCCGCTATCCTTCTTTCGTCCTACGTTGACCCTGCAGGTGGATCCAACGCTGCTGGTGAAACTGAAAGCGGCTTTCCCCTCGTCCATTACTTGTTCCTCGACCACGAATCGAAAGCTGTTGTGCTTGCGCTTAGAGGGACATGGGGCTTTGAGGATGTATTAACGGATATGACGTGCGAGTATGACGATCTGGTGTGGCAGGGGAAAAACTGGAAAGTTCATAAGGGAATGCACGCTTCTGCGAAGCATCTCTTGATgggaggtggaaggagaGTCATGATTACGATCCGAGCTGCATTGGAAGAATTTCCTGACTATGGGGTTGTATTATGTGGCCACTCACTGGGAGGGGGCGTAGCAGCACTTCTCGCAACAATGATCTCCGAACCGACCCACGAGGCATCGCTTGTGTCCTTCACGACCGCTTCTCGCTCTGACAGAAAACTTATCCTTCCAAACGCCAGATTCACCGACGATTCTCACCCGGCTTATTACCTTCCCCCCGGTCGTCCTATCCACGTCTATGCATACGGACCACCCGCGGCAATGTCACCATTCCTTCGCCGCGCAACACGCGGACTAGTGACCACTGTCGTAAATGGTCAAGACGTGGTACCCTGCCTTTCTCTTGGTATTCTCCATGATTTGCATACAACAGCACTGGAGTTCAAAGGAGATACCTCCGAAGCCAAATCTAATGTCCGTCTTCGTGTCTGGGAAAATCTGCGGCAAAGTATAGTCAACAAATTCTACGTCCACGAGGCGCCAATGCTCCTTAATGCCGGTGATGGTTTAGGCGAAGATGCCTGGGCATGGAAAACTCTGAAATCTCTCAGAGAATCCATGTGTGCACCTAAATTAGTACCTCCAGGAGAGGTTTTCGTAGTTGAAACCATGCGGGTGCTGCAGCGGAGTGCCTTTACCTCTGATGTTGGGGAAGATGGTTCCTTGCGGCTCGGAAAACCAGCAACCAGAGTGCAACTAAAGTTCATTCGTGACGTTGAATCTCGGTTTGGAGAATTGCGATTCGGCTCCGGCATGTTCAGTGACCACAACCCAGCAAGATACGAAGCTAGCCTCGTGGCTCTCACACGGGGCATTTTGGATGACTAACGCGCCATGACCGCCAATATGAATATCTCTCCGTACACGCCGATTTCTCTAGATCTATGGACTTTTCTCAATGATTTCCTTTTTCAATTATCGGGTGAAGATTGAGCAGACCTGTATATACCCATGTGGATCTTTGATTTATACTCCAAGATAAGAGTAGACTAGAATACAATATATCCGATCTGGTTGACTGTATAGCATTATTGACGAGGCGAACTTTCAGTAATACGATACGCCACTCGTCTTGCAAGAACAAGTGGGATAGTCACCATTCAGGAGCTCCTGATCAAAGACAACGAACATGCAAGTATAATTGTCACTTACGCTGCTCTCGCCCTTAATCAAACATCTCATAGCCGTCCTGCCCGCAAAATTTCGGACATTTGGAGCGAGTATAGCATAGGCTAAGACACCGCAGTAATTTGCCAGTTGGAACCAGTCATCAGCATCGACTTTCAGCTGATGCTTGTGGGTCGATACGGCGGACCAGGCTCGACCATCAACTCCGATTATCGAAGGGCAGGTGGGTGTTTAAGCCGTCACATATGGTTCAAGTGCAATGACGGGACGGCTTATAACTCGCTTCAGTCATAGGATGCACCAACACTCTATCTCCTTTCACACCCTCTTATTATCAATACCCTTTTGTTTCCTTTCTTCTATCCTAGCGTCTAAGTCACGCATCTGCTTTTCAACGAGCTCTTTTTTGCCGACGAGAACCTGGCGCGTGCTTTGAAGAGAGGCAATTCGCTCATCAAGTGTAATTTCGCGGGCTTTTTGCGTTTGCTGCTTCGTCCATTAGATCAGGGCGGAAAATGCGGAGTTGGTTGGAGCAAAGTACTCACCTGAGAAACCTCCTGTTGCGTCTTCAAGCCTGCACCATAGAGTGTCCCGGTGATAGTGACTGCGGTTACAGCTCCGGTCAGAACGAGCTTTTTTACTTTCTGGGGTGAATTGAGGATAGACATATTTGCTTCACCTCAATTGATCTAGTCTGATTTGCAAAGtaatcttctccagatcaaATGAAAATCACCGCGAAGCTCTGAATCTACCGTATCTCACCGCCTGTTAAATTAGGATATAGATTGATTCCTAGCGCGTCACGTCCTGAATAACGCCTGATCACGAATTCCATCCCGCAGTATCAGTTTCACAATAAAGAAAAGTGACACAAAGAAGTCGCCCTCAATGACCGGGATGGGAGGACAATAACGGATCTCGCCTCTACACCATGCTCGATGGCTTTCGTCCAGGCAGTCGCATCTGTCCGAAAAAACCAATATGCCTTCCATGAGCAATAGCGCAGTCCCTCAACGCCGCCGACGTGAGCAGGACGATGACTCCGATGATCTTGCGTCCGCATCTGAATCTTCACCTGTTCCAACTCCTGCGAGTAACAGGAGTCACAGCAAGAGAGCTAGAATAGCAGCGAAATATGATGCTTCCGAAGACGCGTCTGATCCCGAATTTGAAGGAAATGGCGAGAACGAAAATGCCGAGGACAGTTCCGAGTCCGCGAGTTCCACCCAGGATGATGGACAAACTGAGACACAGAGCCATAATTATAATCCTGCGGGGCTATTGTCGACTGTGCAGAATGGCATGAGGGGTCAGGAGGGGTTCAAGCCTGGTGCCATTGTGCgaatcaaggtcaaggattTCGTGACATACACAGCGGCGGAGTTCTTCCCTGGGCCGAAGTTGAACATGGTTATTGGGCCGAATGGAACTGGGAAGAGCACGCTTGTTTGTGCTATTTGTTTAGGGCTGGGATGGGGACCAGTAGTAGGTGCCTGTTATAATCTAACTGTGTTTTGAGTACTAACGATCTTTTATCTCGGCTACAGCATTTAGGACGTGCGAAGGACATCGGCGAGTTTGTCAAGCATGGGTGCAGAGAGGCAACAATCGAGATTGAGCTTGCTAGGGGCCCAAAGCACTCTCGAAATCCAGTCGTGACTCGGATCATCAAACGAGAAGGCAACAAGAGCTCTTTTATGTTGAACGGAAAGCAAGTGAGTGGACACCATGTGAAGAAACTTGCGCAGTCCTTCGCGATTCAAGTCGACAACCTATGTCAATTCCTGCCGCAAGATAAAGTTAGCGAGTTCGCGGCTCTCACACCAGTTGAACTGCTTCACTCGACTCAAAGAGCTGCTGCCGGAGCCGAGATGGTGGAGCTGCACGAGAACTTGAAGAGGCTACGggcagagcagaagaaactcCAATCGAATAATCAGTCCGACAAGGATCTCCTGGCGAATCTTGAAAATCGACAAGAAATGCAGCGCGCCGACTTTGAGAGAGTGCGCCAGAGAGCTCAAATTGCGAGAAGGATCGAACTACTGCAGACGGTTCGTCCCTTGGTTTTATACCGACATTTAGTGGAGCAAGGCAAGGCTctgaaagaggagagaaatgtTTCTCAACGCGAACTTGAAGTTCTCGAAGCGCAATTGAAGCCTGTTATGAGATCCagtgagcagaagaaggagtACTGCATGCAGCTGGAAGCTGTAGTCAAACACAAACAGCGAGCCCTAGAAAGAGCAGACAGAATGGCGACAGACCTCAACAGAAAAGTCGAGCAATACGAGCAAAACATGAAGGAGCTAGATGCTGAGATCGAGGCAGAAAAAAAGAGTGCCGTAAAGTCAAGACAGGAAGGGGCCAAAATTGCGCAAACCATCAAAACTCTCACTCGCCAGTTACAGGACAATCCTGTGGAATTCGACGCTGATTGGTATAACGAACAAATTGTAAGTGCAACGCGATGCTGTAATGCTATGGGCGCGCTGCTAACTACCGTTGACAGAGAGACAAACGGAGGGAGATAAGAGAAATTGAAAACAGGGCAAAAGAGATAAATGAGCGTAAACGGCAGCTTCATGAGAAGTTTAACGAAACAGGTGATCGTTTGAAGCAGGCCGAGCATCAACTACGAAGCCTTGATTCGCGCGCTGGACAGCAAGAGAAAAAGCTGCAGGACGTCTCATCTGATTCCTATAAGGCTTATAGGTGGCTCCTAAACAATCAAGACAAGTTTGAGCAAGAGGTTTTTGGGCCTCCGATTGTGACGTGTTCCATCAAAGATTCCAAATATGCCGACCAGGTCGAGTCACTATTGCAAAAAACGGATTTCACAAGCTTCACAGTTCAAAATCGGCGAGACTTTAGGACCTTGCAACGTTACCTAATAAATGAACTAAGGCTCCATGATATCAGTATCCGGACTTCTTCTACTCCTCTCGAAAACCTACGCTCTTCTCTGCCAGATCATGAACTCAGAGATCTGGGCTTCCATGGCTGGGCTAGAGACTTCCTCGATGGTCCAGAACCCGTGGTCGCGATGCTGGTTAGCGAGAAGCTACTGCACCAGACGCCGGTCAGTCTAAGGGATATCTCTGATCAGACTTTCGCGACGTTGGAACAGGGGTCTATATCGTCGTGGGTTGCTGGTAAACAGAATTATACGATCAATCGACGACGAGAGTATGGCCCTGGTGCCATTTCCACACGCGTGAGACAGGTGCGGccagccagagtctggacTTCCCAACCTGTTGATGCATCGGCGAAAGCCGAGCTGCAACGACGGATTCAGGAGCTGAGAAGCGAAgtcgaggagatcaaggagaGAATAGAGTCCGATAGAGCAACCATGGCTCAACTTAAACGGGATAACGACACTGCCCATGCAGAAAGGGTCAGTAGGCCAATTTTCTAAACCCGACGAGTTATGCTAACTTGTTTGAATAGGACAAACTTGAACGAGATAAGAATGATAAACAAACCGCCTACACCCATTTTAGAGCCATTCCAGAGAAAATCCGTAAGCCGTTTTCTTCAGttctatttcttcttcaatcaCTGAATGTACAACAGGCCATCAGGAAGCCAAGAAAGAGGCCCAAGACGCTTCTATAGCTAAAATCAGGGCGAGCATTATTAAAATTCGCCATAAGCAGGATAAACTGTCTGTCgagaaggctgaagctgtcCTTCAATACGCGGTATGAAAATAGGCAATCTCAACCCACATTGATGCTAACAGGTATAGAATGCTGTTGAGAGTCTCCGTGAATTGCACGAGGAATTGATCAAACTATCGCTGTGGAAGATCGAATCGTTCTCGGACTGGGAAGTTCTGAAACTCCGCAATAGTGAATATGAGGAAAGACTTAACGCAAAGAGGGACGAGGTAAAGCAGTTGTCTGAACAAGTCAAACAGAAGGCATTGGAATGCAGAAGGGCGGAGCAGGAGGCAAAAAAGCTCTCAGTAAAGGCTAGAGAGCAGCCCGATTTGATGGAGGTAGCACAGGAGGTATCGAGTAACAATCTTACCCCAGAAGCACTAGAAGGCGAAATCGACTCCGAGCAGGCACGTCTTGAGCTCACACACGGAGGTCCCAGCAACGTGGTTCAAGAATATGAAGAGCGCGCACGGCAGATCAATAAATTGCGCAAGAAACTCACAGAGTTCgatgagaagctcaagcaaTTCAACGACGCCATTGCTGAAGTCAGAGGCAAATGGGAGCCCAAGCTGGATGCCATCGTCAAGAGCGTCAGTGACGCATTCTCCGACTCGTTCGCCCGCATCGGCTGCGCAGGTCAAGTCAGCCTGGACAAGCCAGGCGATGAGCCTGGACCTGACGGCCAGCCAAGCGGCAACGACTTCGACCTGTGGTCTATCCAAGTCCACGTCAAGTTTCGCGAGCACGAAAATCTTTCACTGCTCGACTCGCACCGCCAGTCTGGCGGCGAGAGAGCCGTCAGTACAATATTTTACCTCATGGCCCTACAGTCCCTCTCCGCCTCTCCATTTCGCGTCGTTGACGAAATCAATCAGGGAATGGACCCCCGGAATGAGCGCATGGTCCACGGGCGCCTGGTTGAGATCGCTTGCGCTCCTAGCAGCGACGGTGGCGGTGGGCAGTACTTCCTTATCACCCCGAAGCTGCTTAGTGGACTCGTATACAAACCCGGTATGAGGGTCCTTTGCATCGTCAGCGGTGAACATATGCCTGAGGACCACAATCTCATAGATCTTGGTGCCGCAGTAAGGAACAAGCGGGCTCTTTCTGCACGGTCGGGTACGGGAGGAGCTGTGAGCCCTGCTGTGAGGTCTGTTGCTGCTTAGAACCCATCTTTCCATATTAGCCGTATATTTTCTGCAGGTTCCTTCGGTGTTTTGGGCATCAGCATGAAGGTAGATAGGGTGAAATCCTTTCTTTAATTCGCAGGTTGCTGTATCTACAACCATTCTTGTCTATAGTTGACCGTGATACCTGATCTTCTTGGCGCTTTGTGAGATGATTTTAGGGAATACATTGAAGTGAGAAACACTCTATTGAGGAAGCTACTTACTGAATGGGATACGGAATACAcgggacgaagaagatatgTACTGCCATTAGAAACATCCAGCATTTGCGAGGCAGCTGTACGGCGATTCACTCACTTGGGCCAGGGGCACCCACCGCAACGCAGAGCCATTTTAAAGAATGATATCTAGCCTCGAGCGCAAAGACACCAATAGTAGCTCGTTTGATCAAAGAACTCAAGGTGCGCACAGAAGCTACAAAGGACCATGGAATTAATAGAGGATTTTCATCTttttatttccttttttttattcttctgTCTGTAATTGTCTGAGGATAAGgtgagagaaaagaaaaagtcaTTCATGTCACATCATCACTCGGAACAAAGGAAATGACacaagaaaaaaaacataTTCAATAGATACCTTCTTCGGGTATCCAATACAATAGCCTCAAGGGAGCCCAGCTGGCGCCAACGCCTCTGCTCGCTCCGTAAGTCCGAGATGAGATGGTTGACCTGGCGTAGTCTTTGAGAGGTTGCTGAGTAAAAAAGTATGAGAATAGATATACATCGGTAGAAGAGAAATGTGTCTTGCGAGAAGGCCAGGGCTGTTTATTTGAAATTCCGAATCCAATTCCAATTCCTTGATCCCCGTGACACCGGTGCGATGAACATGAACAGAACATGAGAGGGTATCATGCATGAAACAGATAACAAGCTTAAGCAGGCGATTAGTGTAgattttttttccttttttttttgttatGATGCGAGGAGGTGGAGTAACACAATTGGTTACACCATCGCGACAGCCCTCCCGGTATGGCAGCCGCGCTCATGGCGCTTCATGTTGCTCCGTACACTAAAGGCTTTGCCGCATCCGGCATGTGTGCACCGAAATGGCTTCTCGCCGGTGTGGCTATGGCTGTGGATGCGCAGACTCGAGGGCCGCGAGAACGCCTTGTGGCAGGTGCGGCAGATATATCGGTCGTGGTTCTGCTGGTAGGGTGtgtttgaggaaggagggaagtagtggtggtgctgcCAGGCCGGTGTCACGGGCGAGATCATGGGCTGGTGTTGCGGCGGGGGTGGAGGAGCCTGGTATGTGCCTGAGGATGCGGGCCGCTGGTGTTGGTAGTACATTGCCGATGAGGGTGAGGGCTCAACGGGCGAGGAGTAAGAGGGCGCCACGCTGGGAGCTGGCGAGGCGTAGGGACCATGCTGGTGCTGCGGCGCAGACCCTTGGCTCGAGATGGACGAGCGGTCGGTTGGGCTGGGAAGGCCCGGAAGAGAGACTGGAGCTGATGGTGGTGCCGGGTACTCGGACTTGATCATCGagatggatgagatggagcTCGAGGGCGAGTGGCCGGCGCTGTGGAAGCCGGAGCCGGGGCGCAATGGAGGAGTGGGCGGGAGACGGATGGGAGCAGCGCCGGCAGATGGGTTCTTGTCAAGCGGTTCACGGTGCATTGGAGAGCTGAGCCGTTGGCGCTCTAGGATTCAATGTTAGCCGGGATCCGCTCGGTTGCGCTGAAATGGAGACTTACTTGGAGCTTGTGTCGAGGCGCCGTCTGCGCTGTCAAGAAGCGCAGAGATTGATGGCAGTGAGCAGCGAGAAGATCTATCCTCGACTGGAGGCGATAGTGGCGCTTGTGTCCGCGTGAATGAAGTAGATGCGGCGTAGAAGGAGCCCGGTTCAAAGGCAGGAGGGCTGTATCTTGATTTGGCCGTCAGAGCAGGCTCAGGCCCCGGTTGGGAGATGAGGTTGGCGAGATCCATGACGATGTGTGTATATGATGTGTTTGAGCCGCCGATATAGGTGAGCGATAGATGGGCGATAGGTAAGCGGTGGATGAGCGGTAGGtgagaggaaggcgagaggaaggcgaggtgTTGGAACCAAGTCTAAAACGAACGGGATCGAGGAGTTCAAGTAGTCAAAAAACGTGGCGAGCAGGTAAGCATATATGATGGAGACGACGCTATCCCAAAGCCATCCAGATGTATGGAGTGGGGAGAGATGAGGAACAGGGGGGGGACACAACGAGGTTTATAGTCCCAGCGTCCCAGAGAGtcgagatgatgctggagatGAGGTGGGGAGCAAATGGAAGAAATGagcaaaaaataaaatattAAAATGACCCAAAACGATAATCTGACCCAGGATCTCCGAGGCTGATTCGCGCAGGCGTCTGGCCTCCGCCGTCGTGGAAATGACTCGGGAGGGTGGGCTGGCTTGGGCTTTGGCTTGGGCTTAGGCGTTGGTGGAGAGCAGCCGAGCCGAGCTCTCAACTCTTTTTTTATCTGGTTTTATCTGGTTATTTCTGGTATGGTATGGACAGTATGGTATGGTACAAAGTACAATGGTATGGGGAATGGGTGTAATTTATGCGAGGACGGCGCTCTGAGACCACCGTCTCAAAGCTTAATTGATTGTGGTGGATCGCGTATTTGCCGTATCGCCGTATTGGCAGTAATGGAAGTATTGGCAGTATTCGCTAGTAATCTTACCCTGAAGCCTGCCCTCCCTCAGGAACACACAGTGTTCCCAAGGTGGGACATCAAGGCTCACGAAAGAACGCACAATCATCAATGTTTCGCaacctcagcatcagcatcagctgtTGACGGTATCCGGCAGGACGGCAATATCGACGAGAGCCAGGAGACTTGTCTGGACTCGACTCGGCACAATCTCCTAGTGCAGATCCATCGATCTTCCTTAGTGCACCAACTTCCATCAAGCCGTGGCAAAGGTTTAAGGCATCCACCTTAGCGGGTGCTATTATTATGACTTTGATTATTATGATAGATGGGCCTCGACGATCGTTGGGTGGTCTAACCTGTCACAACGAGCCCCTCAGGCCCCGTTAACGGCTGATCGTTGCCGCACGATCATGTCGTTGCGAGAACCTGATCTTGTTTCACCAGCCTGTCGATCGTTCGTCTGTTTCGACTCTTTGAGATGCCTAGAGATGGGCTTCGCCGAAATCTTAGGACTCAACCTTGTACAGTCGGTCACCGTGCAGTGTCGACCTCAACTCGAGTCTCCAGCCATCAGAGTGGTCTCCCGCATTCCTGGGCGGCTCCCGATCGAGCGTCTTGTCGCCTTCGCCCGGCGACCGTATGAAAGCTCTGCTGGGTCGTGGACAAACAAGGGGCTGTGCTCGGATTGGAAGTGCCtccgttctcatcgccaaccAAGCCTCTGAAGTCGGCtggcagctccagcttgggcttgggccAGGCTTGGCAAACACGCCGGGAAGGGAATCTGGGAACGATTTCCATCCTTTGCGTCCATCGCTTGGTTGCAGGTCACTGGAAAAAGAGGCTAGCGCGGCGCGAGAACCGGAGATTATAGTGGAGTGGGACCGATAATGCAAAATAAAGGAGGTTCCTCGCCGGACCAAGGACCGAATCTAGTTTAGtgccgctgctcttctggCCAAGGACTCAAATCCGTATGACTTTTGATCGCTTTCGTGTCGCTCATTATGACGTTGCCGCTCTGGATTATGATATGACCCTCAAGCTGACAGGCAATCTATCAAAAAGACTAAAAGGACTACGGAGTATCTATCGCCGTGACCTCGTTTACTTGGCCCCAAGCTTGATGACCCTTCATTTACGCTTGTGCCTCCATTGGGATCGACCTACATATAACGTAATGTTGTAGTCGGAGCTGATACGGCTTTTCGTTGCTCGGCGCAATCCAGGCCGTTGGCCGATTTGCACGAGGTCTTGACTACACAGTACTACGGTAGTGCGAGGGGGGCCAGCTTGCGTTATTCCTGGTTCAAGCCTTGGCTCTACCCGAGTTCTCTACCCGCGAACCTCGACCGCAAAAGGCTACGGAGACGACAAGTAGGCTCTATTGGCCACACTAAAGGCAGATCATCAACCCGAAAACCGATTCTCAGTCTGGCAGTCACCACATCAACGAAACCATACAGAGTGCTCCTGTCACATTCCAAGGACCGCCATCCAAGACAATGAGTGGTGACTGTTTCACCCAGTTTACGGGATACGTACTCGCCTCCTCGACTGCATGCAGCTCGGCTGCTTCTCATGCGTAAGTTATTTGCGTGGATTATTCCCGATAATGATCGTCAGCGCCCGTCCCGAACCGGTCTAGTTTGTTCAAAGCGTCCGTCTCTCAATCTCGCTCTACGATCCTTGGCGCTATCAGGTGACTGGGAAAATCACCCGCTGCGTTGGTTCTTGGGTCGGATTCGTTCTAAAATGCTAGCTGTTAATCATGGAAAATCCAAATTAGGTCCAGCTTTTTGGAGTAATACTTCAAGCCCGACTTTGATTACCGCTACCCCTAGAAgtttctttgttttttttttgccaaTGCATACGGCAGAGGCAGCATTACTGGCCGTGCTCACTGCTTTGTGCGGcacagaaaagaaagaaagaaagaaaggatcCGGTCAACCATGTGTGCTGATAGATGTGCCCCCATCCAAACTCTAATATACGATCTCGTGGAAGCGAAGCACAGTAGCCAATCACCGGGCACTGTCTTATTCGCCCTGCCTGCGTCAGCCGTCAGCTGCATGAATGCCGCTATAATTATTATCCCTCCGTCCGTCAGGCAGAAAACGTTGGATCCAGTCTCCAAGGCCCCTCAACTGGCTTGTCTCTTATTGGTCTGTGGAGCTCAAAAGCACTTCTGGAGCTTTTCTCCCGTCCGCTCGACCCGGAGAGCTCCGGCCGGCTCAGAGTCTGACTCTGATACCACCACTGACTCGAGTAGTATGAGGCGGCCTCGGGGAGGACACCAAAGGTTAAACTCCTCCGTAGACACGCCCCGCAAAGTACCATCTCCAGAGCCCAGACGACAGGCGCTTTCGCGTCTATGGAGCCTTGAACGGAGTCTAAAGTGGATCAAAGCACTAAGGAGAAGCCGTGGGAAATTGCAGAGTCATGGATTCTGGACTCCAAATCCTTGGACCATAGTCGCACAGCAGGATAGCAGTCACACAATCAACCTGAAGGCACTCGAGGATAGGAGCGACGTAACACAGAGATCAGGGAAACTTGCGGATTGAGCCGACCGTGTGCATATGTATCATCCCTTTCACTCGCAATGGATGCTCAATCGAGGGGGGATAAACGTACATCGGGAGGACGAAGTTTTG
This genomic interval carries:
- a CDS encoding protein mtfA (transcript_id=CADANIAT00006327), yielding MDLANLISQPGPEPALTAKSRYSPPAFEPGSFYAASTSFTRTQAPLSPPVEDRSSRCSLPSISALLDSADGASTQAPKRQRLSSPMHREPLDKNPSAGAAPIRLPPTPPLRPGSGFHSAGHSPSSSISSISMIKSEYPAPPSAPVSLPGLPSPTDRSSISSQGSAPQHQHGPYASPAPSVAPSYSSPVEPSPSSAMYYQHQRPASSGTYQAPPPPPQHQPMISPVTPAWQHHHYFPPSSNTPYQQNHDRYICRTCHKAFSRPSSLRIHSHSHTGEKPFRCTHAGCGKAFSVRSNMKRHERGCHTGRAVAMV
- a CDS encoding uncharacterized protein (transcript_id=CADANIAT00006328), whose amino-acid sequence is MSLREPDLVSPACRSFVCFDSLRCLEMGFAEILGLNLVHLQPSEWSPAFLGGSRSSVLSPSPGDRMKALLGRGQTRGCARIGSASVLIANQASEVGWQLQLGLGPGLANTPGRESGNDFHPLRPSLGCRSLEKEASAAREPEIIVEWDR